A single genomic interval of Homo sapiens chromosome 7, GRCh38.p14 Primary Assembly harbors:
- the GUSB gene encoding beta-glucuronidase isoform X4, with amino-acid sequence MARGSAVAWAALGPLLWGCALGLQGGMLYPQESPSRECKELDGLWSFRADFSDNRRRGFEEQWYRRPLWESGPTVDMPVPSSFNDISQDWRLRHFVGWVWYEREVILPERWTQDLRTRVVLRIGSAHSYAIVWVNGVDTLEHEGGYLPFEADISNLVQVGPLPSRLRITIAINNTLTPTTLPPGTIQYLTDTSKYPKGYFVQNTYFDFFNYAGLQRSVLLYTTPTTYIDDITVTTSVEQDSGLVNYQISVKGSNLFKLEVRLLDAENKVVANGTGTQGQLKVPGVSLWWPYLMHERPAYLYSLEVQLTAQTSLGPVSDFYTLPVGIRTVAVTKSQFLINGKPFYFHGVNKHEDADIRGKGFDWPLLVKDFNLLRWLGANAFRTSHYPYAEEVMQMCDRYGIVVIDECPGVGLALP; translated from the exons ATGGCCCGGGGGTCGGCGGTTGCCTGGGCGGCGCTCGGGCCGTTGTTGTGGGGCTGCGCGCTGGGGCTGCAGGGCGGGATGCTGTACCCCCAGGAGAGCCCGTCGCGGGAGTGCAAGGAGCTGGACGGCCTCTGGAGCTTCCGCGCCGACTTCTCTGACAACCGACGCCGGGGCTTCGAGGAGCAGTGGTACCGGCGGCCGCTGTGGGAG TCAGGCCCCACCGTGGACATGCCAGTTCCCTCCAGCTTCAATGACATCAGCCAGGACTGGCGTCTGCGGCATTTTGTCGGCTGGGTGTGGTACGAACGGGAGGTGATCCTGCCGGAGCGATGGACCCAGGACCTGCGCACAAGAGTGGTGCTGAGGATTGGCAGTGCCCATTCCTATGCCATCGTG TGGGTGAATGGGGTCGACACGCTAGAGCATGAGGGGGGCTACCTCCCCTTCGAGGCCGACATCAGCAACCTGGTCCAGGTGGGGCCCCTGCCCTCCCGGCTCCGAATCACTATCGCCATCAACAACACACTCACCCCCACCACCCTGCCACCAGGGACCATCCAATACCTGACTGACACCTCCAA GTATCCCAAGGGTTACTTTGTCCAGAACACATATTTTGACTTTTTCAACTACGCTGGACTGCAGCGGTCTGTACTTCTGTACACGACACCCACCACCTACATCGATGACATCACCGTCACCACCAGCGTGGAGCAAGACAGTG GGCTGGTGAATTACCAGATCTCTGTCAAGGGCAGTAACCTGTTCAAGTTGGAAGTGCGTCTTTTGGATGCAGAAAACAAAGTCGTGGCGAATGGGACTGGGACCCAGGGCCAACTTAAGGTGCCAGGTGTCAGCCTCTGGTGGCCGTACCTGATGCACGAACGCCCTGCCTATCTGTATTCATTGGAG GTGCAGCTGACTGCACAGACGTCACTGGGGCCTGTGTCTGACTTCTACACACTCCCTGTGGGGATCCGCACTGTGGCTGTCACCAAGAGCCAGTTCCTCATCAATGGGAAACCTTTCTATTTCCACGGTGTCAACAAGCATGAGGATGCGGAC ATCCGAGGGAAGGGCTTCGACTGGCCGCTGCTGGTGAAGGACTTCAACCTGCTTCGCTGGCTTGGTGCCAACGCTTTCCGTACCAGCCACTACCCCTATGCAGAGGAAGTGATGCAGATGTGTGACCGCTATGGGATTGTGGTCATCGATGAGTGTCCCGGCGTGGGCCTGGCGCTGCC GTGA
- the GUSB gene encoding beta-glucuronidase isoform 4 (isoform 4 is encoded by transcript variant 4), translating to MDPGPAHKSGAEDWQCPFLCHRGLVNYQISVKGSNLFKLEVRLLDAENKVVANGTGTQGQLKVPGVSLWWPYLMHERPAYLYSLEVQLTAQTSLGPVSDFYTLPVGIRTVAVTKSQFLINGKPFYFHGVNKHEDADIRGKGFDWPLLVKDFNLLRWLGANAFRTSHYPYAEEVMQMCDRYGIVVIDECPGVGLALPQFFNNVSLHHHMQVMEEVVRRDKNHPAVVMWSVANEPASHLESAGYYLKMVIAHTKSLDPSRPVTFVSNSNYAADKGAPYVDVICLNSYYSWYHDYGHLELIQLQLATQFENWYKKYQKPIIQSEYGAETIAGFHQDPPLMFTEEYQKSLLEQYHLGLDQKRRKYVVGELIWNFADFMTEQSPTRVLGNKKGIFTRQRQPKSAAFLLRERYWKIANETRYPHSVAKSQCLENSLFT from the exons ATGGACCCAGGACCTGCGCACAAGAGTGGTGCTGAGGATTGGCAGTGCCCATTCCTATGCCATCGTG GGCTGGTGAATTACCAGATCTCTGTCAAGGGCAGTAACCTGTTCAAGTTGGAAGTGCGTCTTTTGGATGCAGAAAACAAAGTCGTGGCGAATGGGACTGGGACCCAGGGCCAACTTAAGGTGCCAGGTGTCAGCCTCTGGTGGCCGTACCTGATGCACGAACGCCCTGCCTATCTGTATTCATTGGAG GTGCAGCTGACTGCACAGACGTCACTGGGGCCTGTGTCTGACTTCTACACACTCCCTGTGGGGATCCGCACTGTGGCTGTCACCAAGAGCCAGTTCCTCATCAATGGGAAACCTTTCTATTTCCACGGTGTCAACAAGCATGAGGATGCGGAC ATCCGAGGGAAGGGCTTCGACTGGCCGCTGCTGGTGAAGGACTTCAACCTGCTTCGCTGGCTTGGTGCCAACGCTTTCCGTACCAGCCACTACCCCTATGCAGAGGAAGTGATGCAGATGTGTGACCGCTATGGGATTGTGGTCATCGATGAGTGTCCCGGCGTGGGCCTGGCGCTGCC GCAGTTCTTCAACAACGTTTCTCTGCATCACCACATGCAGGTGATGGAAGAAGTGGTGCGTAGGGACAAGAACCACCCCGCGGTCGTGATGTGGTCTGTGGCCAACGAGCCTGCGTCCCACCTAGAATCTGCTGGCTACTACTTGAA GATGGTGATCGCTCACACCAAATCCTTGGACCCCTCCCGGCCTGTGACCTTTGTGAGCAACTCTAACTATGCAGCAGACAAGGGG GCTCCGTATGTGGATGTGATCTGTTTGAACAGCTACTACTCTTGGTATCACGACTACGGGCACCTGGAGTTGATTCAGCTGCAGCTGGCCACCCAGTTTGAGAACTGGTATAAGAAGTATCAGAAGCCCATTATTCAGAGCGAGTATGGAGCAGAAACGATTGCAGGGTTTCACCAG GATCCACCTCTGATGTTCACTGAAGAGTACCAGAAAAGTCTGCTAGAGCAGTACCATCTGGGTCTGGATCAAAAACGCAGAAAATACGTGGTTGGAGAGCTCATTTGGAATTTTGCCGATTTCATGACTGAACAGT caccGACGAGAGTGCTGGGGAATAAAAAGGGGATCTTCACTCGGCAGAGACAACCAAAAAGTGCAGCGTTCCTTTTGCGAGAGAGATACTGGAAGATTGCCAATGAAACCAGGTATCCCCACTCAGTAGCCAAGTCACAATGTTTGGAAAACAGCCTGTTTACTTGA
- the GUSB gene encoding beta-glucuronidase isoform X7, which yields MARGSAVAWAALGPLLWGCALGLQGGMLYPQESPSRECKELDGLWSFRADFSDNRRRGFEEQWYRRPLWESGPTVDMPVPSSFNDISQDWRLRHFVGWVWYEREVILPERWTQDLRTRVVLRIGSAHSYAIVWVNGVDTLEHEGGYLPFEADISNLVQVGPLPSRLRITIAINNTLTPTTLPPGTIQYLTDTSKYPKGYFVQNTYFDFFNYAGLQRSVLLYTTPTTYIDDITVTTSVEQDSGLVNYQISVKGSNLFKLEVRLLDAENKVVANGTGTQGQLKVPGVSLWWPYLMHERPAYLYSLEIRGKGFDWPLLVKDFNLLRWLGANAFRTSHYPYAEEVMQMCDRYGIVVIDECPGVGLALP from the exons ATGGCCCGGGGGTCGGCGGTTGCCTGGGCGGCGCTCGGGCCGTTGTTGTGGGGCTGCGCGCTGGGGCTGCAGGGCGGGATGCTGTACCCCCAGGAGAGCCCGTCGCGGGAGTGCAAGGAGCTGGACGGCCTCTGGAGCTTCCGCGCCGACTTCTCTGACAACCGACGCCGGGGCTTCGAGGAGCAGTGGTACCGGCGGCCGCTGTGGGAG TCAGGCCCCACCGTGGACATGCCAGTTCCCTCCAGCTTCAATGACATCAGCCAGGACTGGCGTCTGCGGCATTTTGTCGGCTGGGTGTGGTACGAACGGGAGGTGATCCTGCCGGAGCGATGGACCCAGGACCTGCGCACAAGAGTGGTGCTGAGGATTGGCAGTGCCCATTCCTATGCCATCGTG TGGGTGAATGGGGTCGACACGCTAGAGCATGAGGGGGGCTACCTCCCCTTCGAGGCCGACATCAGCAACCTGGTCCAGGTGGGGCCCCTGCCCTCCCGGCTCCGAATCACTATCGCCATCAACAACACACTCACCCCCACCACCCTGCCACCAGGGACCATCCAATACCTGACTGACACCTCCAA GTATCCCAAGGGTTACTTTGTCCAGAACACATATTTTGACTTTTTCAACTACGCTGGACTGCAGCGGTCTGTACTTCTGTACACGACACCCACCACCTACATCGATGACATCACCGTCACCACCAGCGTGGAGCAAGACAGTG GGCTGGTGAATTACCAGATCTCTGTCAAGGGCAGTAACCTGTTCAAGTTGGAAGTGCGTCTTTTGGATGCAGAAAACAAAGTCGTGGCGAATGGGACTGGGACCCAGGGCCAACTTAAGGTGCCAGGTGTCAGCCTCTGGTGGCCGTACCTGATGCACGAACGCCCTGCCTATCTGTATTCATTGGAG ATCCGAGGGAAGGGCTTCGACTGGCCGCTGCTGGTGAAGGACTTCAACCTGCTTCGCTGGCTTGGTGCCAACGCTTTCCGTACCAGCCACTACCCCTATGCAGAGGAAGTGATGCAGATGTGTGACCGCTATGGGATTGTGGTCATCGATGAGTGTCCCGGCGTGGGCCTGGCGCTGCC GTGA
- the GUSB gene encoding beta-glucuronidase isoform X3, translated as MDPGPAHKSGAEDWQCPFLCHRGIPRVTLSRTHILTFSTTLDCSGLYFCTRHPPPTSMTSPSPPAWSKTVVRASGLVNYQISVKGSNLFKLEVRLLDAENKVVANGTGTQGQLKVPGVSLWWPYLMHERPAYLYSLEIRGKGFDWPLLVKDFNLLRWLGANAFRTSHYPYAEEVMQMCDRYGIVVIDECPGVGLALPQFFNNVSLHHHMQVMEEVVRRDKNHPAVVMWSVANEPASHLESAGYYLKMVIAHTKSLDPSRPVTFVSNSNYAADKGAPYVDVICLNSYYSWYHDYGHLELIQLQLATQFENWYKKYQKPIIQSEYGAETIAGFHQDPPLMFTEEYQKSLLEQYHLGLDQKRRKYVVGELIWNFADFMTEQSPTRVLGNKKGIFTRQRQPKSAAFLLRERYWKIANETRYPHSVAKSQCLENSLFT; from the exons ATGGACCCAGGACCTGCGCACAAGAGTGGTGCTGAGGATTGGCAGTGCCCATTCCTATGCCATCGTG GTATCCCAAGGGTTACTTTGTCCAGAACACATATTTTGACTTTTTCAACTACGCTGGACTGCAGCGGTCTGTACTTCTGTACACGACACCCACCACCTACATCGATGACATCACCGTCACCACCAGCGTGGAGCAAGACAGTGGTGAGGGCTTCTG GGCTGGTGAATTACCAGATCTCTGTCAAGGGCAGTAACCTGTTCAAGTTGGAAGTGCGTCTTTTGGATGCAGAAAACAAAGTCGTGGCGAATGGGACTGGGACCCAGGGCCAACTTAAGGTGCCAGGTGTCAGCCTCTGGTGGCCGTACCTGATGCACGAACGCCCTGCCTATCTGTATTCATTGGAG ATCCGAGGGAAGGGCTTCGACTGGCCGCTGCTGGTGAAGGACTTCAACCTGCTTCGCTGGCTTGGTGCCAACGCTTTCCGTACCAGCCACTACCCCTATGCAGAGGAAGTGATGCAGATGTGTGACCGCTATGGGATTGTGGTCATCGATGAGTGTCCCGGCGTGGGCCTGGCGCTGCC GCAGTTCTTCAACAACGTTTCTCTGCATCACCACATGCAGGTGATGGAAGAAGTGGTGCGTAGGGACAAGAACCACCCCGCGGTCGTGATGTGGTCTGTGGCCAACGAGCCTGCGTCCCACCTAGAATCTGCTGGCTACTACTTGAA GATGGTGATCGCTCACACCAAATCCTTGGACCCCTCCCGGCCTGTGACCTTTGTGAGCAACTCTAACTATGCAGCAGACAAGGGG GCTCCGTATGTGGATGTGATCTGTTTGAACAGCTACTACTCTTGGTATCACGACTACGGGCACCTGGAGTTGATTCAGCTGCAGCTGGCCACCCAGTTTGAGAACTGGTATAAGAAGTATCAGAAGCCCATTATTCAGAGCGAGTATGGAGCAGAAACGATTGCAGGGTTTCACCAG GATCCACCTCTGATGTTCACTGAAGAGTACCAGAAAAGTCTGCTAGAGCAGTACCATCTGGGTCTGGATCAAAAACGCAGAAAATACGTGGTTGGAGAGCTCATTTGGAATTTTGCCGATTTCATGACTGAACAGT caccGACGAGAGTGCTGGGGAATAAAAAGGGGATCTTCACTCGGCAGAGACAACCAAAAAGTGCAGCGTTCCTTTTGCGAGAGAGATACTGGAAGATTGCCAATGAAACCAGGTATCCCCACTCAGTAGCCAAGTCACAATGTTTGGAAAACAGCCTGTTTACTTGA